The following nucleotide sequence is from Gymnodinialimonas phycosphaerae.
GATCTTCGAGCGGCGCCGGGGGTATTTCGCCCAGACCCCGACGCAAGAGCATTTCATCTGTCCCCCGCACAAGATCGGCACGCTGAAGGCGGAGCGATCCGAATAGGCGCGGGCGTTCCGCTATAGCGCGCGGCGGAAGATCAGGGCGGTGGGGCGGTCAAATCCCGGATGGGTGAAGGTCTGGGCTTGCGTGAAGCCCATGCGGAGGTAAGCCTGTTGGTTGCCTGTCAATTCGACGCGTGCATAAAGCTGGAGGGTGCCGTGACCCTGCGCCCGGGCGTGGGTTGCCGCCGCCTCGATCAAGGCGCGGGCGTGGCCTTGGCCGCGATATGCCTGATCCACGGCAAGCTTCCCGACTTCATAGGCCTCGCCCATGGCCTGTCCGAACAGGCAGCCCACAAGGATGCCGTCCTGGCGGGCGATGAACATGTCTTCCTGCGTGGCCTTATTGATCAGATCATCCAGGGTCATCGTGGCCATCGACGACGGTGGATCAATCACGCCGGACATGGGTGCGTAGGCCGCCACCAACATTGCATGGAGCGCGTCCCAGGCGGCAAATCCCGCTGGATTTGTTTCTATTTCGGAAACAGTCATGGCTGGAATCATCCCCTCACGCAGTGCCAAAAAAAAGGCCGAGACGAATCTCGGCCGAAGTCCAACAGGGAGGTATTGAAGCTGACTAGTTGTCTTCTTCAATAACGAACAACTATTAATCAAATGGCTTAGGATCAAGGCAAACTAGGGCTTGCGCACGCAAACCCGGTATGTCTGTGGCGCATAGCACACAGACATAGCAGGGCTTTGCACAAGGTTTAAGCAGTCGGCGTGGATTCGGCATCCCGTTGCCGCCGCCGGAAGGCGATGACTTCTTCGCTGACGAAATCGCGGAAAACCTCGATCCGCCGCGACTGGCGCAATTCCTCGGGGTAGGCGAGGAACACCGGAACTTCAGCGGATTCGATTTCGGGGAGCACACGCACGAGGTCGGGGAAATCCTGGGTCAGGTAATCGGGCAGCACGCCGATGCCAAGGTCGTGGATCACCGCTTGCAGCACGCCGAAATAATTGTTCACTGACAGTGTTGATCCGACATCATAGCTCAACAATTCGCGCACCAGCAGCGCGCCCGCGCTGACCTGCGCGGCGGCCGCATTCTGTGAAATCAAGCGGTGGTTGCCCAAGTCCTCCACACTTTCGGGGAGGCCATGTTTTTCGATGTAGGACGGGGTCGCATAGAGGCGCATGTTGATCGTCATCAGGCGACGGCGGATCAGGTCGGCTTGCGATGGCTCTTTCATCCGGATCGCCACGTCGGCCTCACGCATGGGCAGGTCCATGATGCGTTCTTCCAGCATCAGGTCGATCTTCAGATCCGGGTATTTTTCATAAAGCGCGGGCAGGCGCGGGGCCAGCCAAAGCGATCCGAAGCCAATGGTCGTGGTGACCCGAAGCTCTCCGAAGACTTCTTCTTCGCTATCGCGGATGCGTGCGGATGCCGTGTCGAGTCGCTTGGTCATGTGGCGCGTGGCATCAAACAGCAACTCACCCTGTTCTGTCAGGATCAAACCGCGTGCATGGCGATGGAACAGCGTCGTATCGAGGTTTTCTTCCAGCGCGCGTATCTGGCGGGAGACGGCAGACTGCGACAGGTGCAGCGTGTCGCCGGCATGGGTCAGCGAGCCAGCCGATGCCACCGCATGAAATATGCGTAGTTTGTCCCAGTCCATGTTCGCGCTTTCAAAAATGTTTACGCGCGCAACCTAGGGAGACACCCAACGGGTGCAAAGCCTTTTCTCACGAAACATTGTTTCAGAGTGAGAAGACAAACATAGACAGGTCAGCATTTGTGACCTATGATGAGGTAAGGCATTTGACGCACGGGAGGTCCCAATGGGAGTGCAGCAGGTCTCGCTTGACGATAAATTCGATCTCACGAAATCCCCGGTTCTGTTGAACGGCACCCAAGCGCTTGTGCGCCTGATGCTGATGCAGAAGGAACGCGACCGCGCGGCGGGCCTGAACACCGGCGGTTTCGTCTCGGGCTATCGCGGATCGCCCCTTGGCGCGGTCGATTTGCAAATGGCGCGGGCGGGCAAGGTGCTGGCGGCGTCTGACATCACCTTCCAGCCGGGCCTGAACGAAGACCTTGCCGCAACCGCCCATTGGGGCACGCAAACGGCCGAGTTGCGGGGCGAGGGCAAGTTCGATGGCGTTTTCGGCCTATGGTACGGCAAGGGCCCGGGCGTCGACCGCACCGGCGATGTGATGCGCCACGTCAACATGGCGGGCACCTCGAAGCATGGCGGCGTGATCATGGCCATGGGCGATGACCATACCGGCGAATCCTCGACCGTGTGCCACCAGTCCGATTGGGCCATGGTCGACGCCCATATGCCGGTGTTGTCGCCTGCGGGGGTGCAGGAAATCCTTGATTTCGGTGTCTATGGATACGCGTTGAGCCGCTATGCTGGCGTTTGGGTTGGCCTGAAATGTGTCAAGGACAACGTGGAGGCCACGGCGGTTGTTGATGCGCGGCCTGACCGGATGACCTTCGTGGAGCCGGATTTCGATTTTCCCGAAGGCGGCCTCAACATCCGGCTTGGCGATCACTGGATCGCGCAAGAGGAACGCCTGCTGGAACACAAGCGCTACGCGGCCGAGGCCTTTGCCCACGCCAACGGCATCGACAAGCGCGTTCATGGGCGCGCAGGCGCGAAGATCGGCTTTGTTGCGGCGGGCAAGAACTGGCTGGATCTTCTGTCCGCCCTGTCCGCTTTGGGCATCGATGACGCGGCGGCCGAGGCGATGGGGATCACCACCTACAAGGTTGGCCAAACCTGGCCGCTGGACATGCGCGGATTCCATGATTGGGCCGAAGGCCTCGACCTGATCGTGGTGGTGGAAGAGAAGCGCAAGCTGATCGAGGTGCAGGTGAAAGAGGCAATTTTCGACGATCGCCAAGGCCGCCGCGTCTATGGCTACAAGGACGGGCAGGGAAACACGCTGTTCCCCACGCATTTTGCCTTGGACCCCGCCGATATCGCCGTAAAGCTCGGCGCGATTCTGGAGGAGGAGGGCTGCGCCACGGACCGCGTGCGCGCGGGGGTTGCGACCGTGGAGGACGCGATGCGCGCCTCCAACGCGCCGGATCTGGCGAAGCGCACGCCGTGGTTCTGCTCGGGGTGTCCGCATAATTCGTCGACCAAGGTGCCCGAGGGGTCCCGCGCGGGCGCAGGCATCGGCTGTCACTTCATGGCGAAATGGATGGACCGCGAGACCGAGGCCTATACCCACATGGGTGGCGAGGGCGCGAACTGGATGGGCGAGAGCCTGTTTTCCACCCGCGACCACATGTTTCAGAACCTGGGCGAGGGGACGTATAACCATTCGGGCATTCTGGCGATCCGCGCCAATTTGGCGGCGGGCACCAACATCACCTACAAGATCCTGTTCAACGATGCCGTCGCCATGACCGGCGGCCAGCACAACGAGGGGGATCTGCAACCGCAACAGATCGCCCACGAGTTGAAGGCCATGGGCGTGGAGCATATCGCGCTGGTCTATGACCCGAAGGAAGAGGTTGATTTCAGCGCCTTCCCCAAGGGCTGCGAGCGGTTCGAGCGGGGTGAGTTGATGCGCGTGCAAGAGACCTACCGCCAGCACAAAGGCGTGTCGGCGATCATCTACGTGCAGACCTGCGCGGCTGAAAAGCGCCGCCGCCGCAAGCGCGGCACCTTCCCCGATATCGACAAGCGCGTGTTCATCAACACTGATGTGTGTGAGGGCTGCGGCGATTGCGGGGTGCAGTCGAACTGCGTCTCCATCGTGCCGGTGGAAACGGAACTGGGCCGCAAGCGGGCGATTGACCAGTCGACCTGCAACAAGGATTTCAGCTGCGTGAAAGGCTTCTGTCCGTCGTTCGTGACGCTGGAGGGCGCCGTGATCAAGAAAGAGGCCTCGGCCTCTGTGTCATTGGACGGCCTGCCGGATCCGGTGCTGCCGGTGATCGACGGGACGCACAATGTGCTGGTAACGGGTGTCGGTGGCACGGGCGTCGTGACCATCGGCGCGGTGATGGCGCAGGCGGCGCAACTGGACGGCAAGGGTGCGGGCATGATCGAAATGGCGGGGCTGGCCCAGAAGGGCGGCGCGGTCGCAATCCACCTGCGGCTGGCCAATTCGCCTGATGACATCGCCGCCATCCGCGTGGGTGCCGGAGAGGCCGACGCCGTGATCGGCGGGGATCTGGTCGTGACCGGCGGTGCCAAGACCCTGAGCCAGATGAAGGCCGGGCGCACGGGTGCGGCGGTGAATAGCCACGAGATCACGACGGGGGATTTCACGCTCGATACGGAATTCACCATTCCGGGCAAGGATCTGGAGGTCGCGTTGCAGGCGCGGGTCCGCGACAAGTTGGTGCTGTTTGATGCGACCGAGCTGGCGCGGGTGCTGTTGGGGGATTCGATCTACTCCAACATGATGACCTTCGGCGCGGCCTGGCAGATGGGATTGATCCCGTTGACCCATGACGCCATCGTGGAAGCCATCGCGATGAACGGCGCGGCCATCGAGGCCAACAAACAAGCGTTTGAGATGGGCCGTTGGGCGGTGGTGAACCCCGATCAGGCGGCGCGCCTGACAACCGCCAACGTGGTGGAAAAGCCCAAGACACTGGACCAGAAGATCGCCTTCCGCGAGGCCCATCTGGTGGCCTATCAAGGCAAGGGCCTTGCAAAGCGCTATCGCAAGCTTGTGGATGGCGTCACAGACCCACGCCTGAAAGAGGCGGTCGCCAAGGGCTACCACAAGCTGTTGGCCTACAAGGATGAATACGAGGTTGCGCGCCTGC
It contains:
- a CDS encoding LysR family transcriptional regulator, which translates into the protein MDWDKLRIFHAVASAGSLTHAGDTLHLSQSAVSRQIRALEENLDTTLFHRHARGLILTEQGELLFDATRHMTKRLDTASARIRDSEEEVFGELRVTTTIGFGSLWLAPRLPALYEKYPDLKIDLMLEERIMDLPMREADVAIRMKEPSQADLIRRRLMTINMRLYATPSYIEKHGLPESVEDLGNHRLISQNAAAAQVSAGALLVRELLSYDVGSTLSVNNYFGVLQAVIHDLGIGVLPDYLTQDFPDLVRVLPEIESAEVPVFLAYPEELRQSRRIEVFRDFVSEEVIAFRRRQRDAESTPTA
- a CDS encoding GNAT family N-acetyltransferase, whose product is MTVSEIETNPAGFAAWDALHAMLVAAYAPMSGVIDPPSSMATMTLDDLINKATQEDMFIARQDGILVGCLFGQAMGEAYEVGKLAVDQAYRGQGHARALIEAAATHARAQGHGTLQLYARVELTGNQQAYLRMGFTQAQTFTHPGFDRPTALIFRRAL
- a CDS encoding indolepyruvate ferredoxin oxidoreductase family protein, whose translation is MGVQQVSLDDKFDLTKSPVLLNGTQALVRLMLMQKERDRAAGLNTGGFVSGYRGSPLGAVDLQMARAGKVLAASDITFQPGLNEDLAATAHWGTQTAELRGEGKFDGVFGLWYGKGPGVDRTGDVMRHVNMAGTSKHGGVIMAMGDDHTGESSTVCHQSDWAMVDAHMPVLSPAGVQEILDFGVYGYALSRYAGVWVGLKCVKDNVEATAVVDARPDRMTFVEPDFDFPEGGLNIRLGDHWIAQEERLLEHKRYAAEAFAHANGIDKRVHGRAGAKIGFVAAGKNWLDLLSALSALGIDDAAAEAMGITTYKVGQTWPLDMRGFHDWAEGLDLIVVVEEKRKLIEVQVKEAIFDDRQGRRVYGYKDGQGNTLFPTHFALDPADIAVKLGAILEEEGCATDRVRAGVATVEDAMRASNAPDLAKRTPWFCSGCPHNSSTKVPEGSRAGAGIGCHFMAKWMDRETEAYTHMGGEGANWMGESLFSTRDHMFQNLGEGTYNHSGILAIRANLAAGTNITYKILFNDAVAMTGGQHNEGDLQPQQIAHELKAMGVEHIALVYDPKEEVDFSAFPKGCERFERGELMRVQETYRQHKGVSAIIYVQTCAAEKRRRRKRGTFPDIDKRVFINTDVCEGCGDCGVQSNCVSIVPVETELGRKRAIDQSTCNKDFSCVKGFCPSFVTLEGAVIKKEASASVSLDGLPDPVLPVIDGTHNVLVTGVGGTGVVTIGAVMAQAAQLDGKGAGMIEMAGLAQKGGAVAIHLRLANSPDDIAAIRVGAGEADAVIGGDLVVTGGAKTLSQMKAGRTGAAVNSHEITTGDFTLDTEFTIPGKDLEVALQARVRDKLVLFDATELARVLLGDSIYSNMMTFGAAWQMGLIPLTHDAIVEAIAMNGAAIEANKQAFEMGRWAVVNPDQAARLTTANVVEKPKTLDQKIAFREAHLVAYQGKGLAKRYRKLVDGVTDPRLKEAVAKGYHKLLAYKDEYEVARLHLETEAKARETFAGDFKMTYHLAPPMLPGRDALGRPKKREFGPWVGGVYKVLARMKRLRGTPLDVFGYSAERRMERALIKQYRADMTTWLPQADADRMDALVALAELPLSIRGFGPVKEKNAATAAKRREELLAALAAGGTATRAAAE